One stretch of Ananas comosus cultivar F153 linkage group 6, ASM154086v1, whole genome shotgun sequence DNA includes these proteins:
- the LOC109712013 gene encoding inactive TPR repeat-containing thioredoxin TTL3-like, with protein sequence MDEEVVRPSGCAMLALYGGVFRRWHRRSASTSSIPRFDPDSPAAAAVPPLKPPQQTSQLPVAVASAAMKTKRAAADDTSLVPVDRSLVTAKPPAPKTAARRPAEPKAAAAAAAAYSGIAADLDRMIHDRQQVKGSGNLLRASSGNVMLFGNLGNLRPGPLLAAPSPARNALDETPKPTKEPKFAAPRGARGNIAKGAAAKEAAEEEAAARPELCRALSRRLDPEELKEVGNEEYKQGRFAEALALYDRAIVMDPLKAAYWSNKAAALTALGRLLEAVAECREALRIDPCYHRAHSRLATLYLRLGEPDKAIYHYKQASKEATAADISRAQSLKTRIVKCSEARKLKDWLTVLKISQSAISDGANSAPQVLALQAEALLKLKRHDEADSVFSGAPKFDADASTKFFGPIDYAYVLMIRAQVDMAAGRFEEAITAAQTASQLDPYSREISSLARRTRTVASARSKGNDLFKASKFAEACIAYGEGLDKESHNAVLLCNRAACHSKLGHYEKAIEDCNAALVVRPSYSKARLRRADCNAKLERWEASYKDCQLLIQELPGNEEVTKALSEAEAQLKKQQKQEAKDRSQS encoded by the exons ATGGATGAGGAGGTCGTGAGGCCGTCGGGGTGCGCCATGCTGGCGCTCTACGGCGGCGTGTTCCGGCGGTGGCACCGCCGCTCGGCGTCGACCAGCTCCATCCCCCGGTTCGATCCCGATTCtccggcagcagcagcagtgccgCCACTGAAGCCGCCGCAGCAGACGTCACAGCTGCCCGTGGCGGTGGCCTCGGCGGCAATGAAGACGAAGCGTGCGGCCGCTGACGATACATCCCTCGTGCCAGTGGATAG GTCACTGGTGACGGCGAAACCCCCGGCTCCGAAGACCGCGGCGCGGAGACCGGCGGAGcccaaggcggcggcggcggctgcggcggcgtaCAGCGGTATCGCCGCCGATCTCGACCGCATGATCCACGACCGCCAGCAGGTGAAGGGGAGCGGGAACCTCCTCCGCGCTTCCTCGGGGAACGTCATGCTCTTCGGCAACCTCGGCAACCTCCGCCCGGGTCCCCTGCTCGCGGCGCCCTCGCCCGCACGCAACGCGCTCGACGAAACGCCCAAGCCAACGAAGGAGCCCAAGTTCGCGGCGCCGCGCGGGGCGCGGGGCAACATAGCGAAGGGCGCGGCGgcgaaggaggcggcggaggaggaggcggcggcgaggccgGAGCTCTGCCGCGCGCTGTCGAGGAGGCTGGACCCCGAGGAGCTGAAGGAGGTGGGGAACGAGGAGTACAAGCAGGGGCGCTTCGCCGAGGCGCTGGCGCTTTACGACCGGGCGATCGTGATGGACCCCCTGAAGGCCGCGTACTGGAGCAACAAGGCCGCCGCGCTCACCGCCCTCGGACGCCTTCTCGAGGCGGTCGCCGAGTGCAGAGAAGCTCTTCGGATCGATCCCTGTTATCACAGAGCACATTCTCGACTCGCAACTCTTTACCTCAg ATTGGGAGAACCTGATAAAGCCATTTACCACTATAAACAAGCGTCGAAAGAAGCTACCGCCGCCGACATTTCACGAGCGCAATCTCTGAAGACGCGCATCGTTAAGTGCAGTGAAGCCCGGAAGCTGAAGGATTGGCTCACTGTATTGAAGATATCACAATCTGCTATTTCTGACGGTGCCAATTCTGCTCCACAG GTACTCGCATTGCAAGCGGAGGCTCTCCTAAAGCTTAAAAGGCACGACGAGGCCGACTCGGTGTTTAGCGGTGCACCCAAGTTCGATGCGGATGCATCAACTAAGTTCTTTGGTCCTATTGACTATGCGTATGTCCTTATGATTCGAGCGCAGGTGGACATGGCAGCCGGAAG GTTTGAGGAGGCAATCACAGCGGCTCAAACTGCTTCTCAGCTCGATCCATACAGCAGAGAAATAAGCTCGCTAGCCCGAAGGACACGAACTGTGGCATCGGCACGCTCCAAAGGCAACGACCTCTTCAAGGCATCCAAGTTTGCCGAGGCATGCATTGCATACGGAGAGGGCCTGGACAAAGAATCACACAATGCCGTTCTCCTTTGCAATCGAGCAGCATGTCACTCCAAGCTCGGACACTACGAAAAAGCCATCGAGGACTGCAACGCTGCTCTTGTAGTTCGACCTTCTTACAGTAAAGCTCGCCTGAGGAGAGCTGACTGCAATGCCAAG TTGGAAAGGTGGGAAGCATCTTATAAGGATTGTCAGTTGTTAATCCAAGAGCTCCCGGGAAATGAGGAGGTAACCAAGGCCCTATCCGAGGCTGAAGCCCAGCTCAAGAAGCAGCAGaaacaagaagcaaaagatagATCTCAGTCCTAA